The following proteins are co-located in the Rhodococcus opacus B4 genome:
- a CDS encoding MFS transporter — protein MAMLVAGALFMEILDATIIAPAVPLIAESFRVDPVDVNIAISAYLVTVAVLIPASGWVADRFGTRRVFVAAIAVFTLASIGCAASVSLPMLVAMRVLQGVGGAMMVPVGRLAVLRSSTKSDLVRAIALLTWPALAAPVIAPLLGGAIATLGSWRWIFVINIPLGLLGILLSLKLVHGTASRSARRLDWRGLLGVGTGIAAALIALESIRVTGTDWRRVVIGGVVAVVLLVASAVHLVRTPHPLVDVRVLRVRTLRTTVAGGSLYRLIVTAVPFLLPLQFQLGFGWTPFLAGLLVAALFAGNIAIKPCTTPLMRRFGIRPVLLVNALLSVVCFGLLASLSASTPLPVIAAVLFVSGALRSVGFTAYNSLAFSDVERADLTHANTLNAAVQELAAGLGIALAALALTAFTPLATSSEHGFGSEYSWTFVLLGLLMLGTVVDTLRLPRDAGASVTR, from the coding sequence ATGGCCATGCTGGTGGCGGGTGCCCTCTTCATGGAGATTCTCGACGCCACCATCATCGCGCCCGCCGTCCCCCTGATCGCCGAGTCGTTCCGCGTCGACCCCGTCGACGTCAACATTGCGATCTCCGCCTACCTGGTCACGGTCGCAGTCCTCATCCCCGCGAGCGGATGGGTGGCCGACCGGTTCGGAACCCGCCGGGTGTTCGTGGCCGCCATCGCCGTGTTCACCCTGGCGTCCATCGGGTGCGCGGCCAGCGTGTCGTTGCCGATGCTCGTCGCGATGCGGGTGCTGCAGGGGGTCGGCGGCGCCATGATGGTGCCGGTCGGACGGCTCGCGGTGCTGCGGTCGAGCACGAAGAGCGATCTCGTCCGCGCGATAGCCCTGCTCACCTGGCCCGCGCTCGCTGCGCCCGTCATCGCGCCCCTGCTCGGCGGCGCGATCGCCACCCTGGGCTCGTGGCGGTGGATCTTCGTCATCAACATTCCCCTCGGCCTACTCGGAATCCTGCTGTCGCTGAAGCTGGTTCACGGAACCGCCTCGCGGTCGGCGAGGAGGCTGGACTGGCGGGGCCTGCTCGGGGTCGGAACGGGGATCGCGGCGGCGCTGATCGCGCTGGAAAGCATTCGCGTGACGGGAACCGACTGGCGCCGGGTCGTGATCGGGGGAGTGGTCGCGGTCGTCTTGCTGGTCGCGTCCGCGGTCCATCTCGTCCGCACTCCGCACCCGCTCGTCGACGTCCGCGTGCTGCGCGTCCGCACGCTGCGGACCACGGTCGCCGGGGGTTCGCTCTACCGCCTGATCGTCACGGCCGTGCCGTTCCTGCTGCCCCTGCAGTTCCAACTCGGCTTCGGCTGGACGCCGTTTCTCGCGGGCCTGCTCGTCGCCGCGCTGTTCGCCGGCAACATCGCGATCAAACCCTGCACGACACCGCTGATGCGGCGCTTCGGCATCAGGCCGGTCCTGTTGGTCAACGCCCTGCTGTCAGTGGTCTGCTTCGGGTTGCTCGCGTCGCTGAGCGCGTCGACGCCCCTTCCGGTCATCGCCGCGGTCCTCTTCGTGAGCGGAGCCCTGCGGTCGGTCGGATTCACCGCCTACAACAGCCTCGCGTTCTCCGACGTCGAGCGCGCCGACCTCACGCACGCGAACACACTCAATGCCGCCGTGCAGGAACTGGCGGCCGGTCTCGGGATCGCACTCGCGGCTCTCGCGCTCACCGCGTTCACGCCGCTGGCGACGTCGTCCGAGCACGGGTTCGGGTCCGAATATTCTTGGACCTTCGTCCTTTTGGGCCTGCTGATGCTCGGCACGGTCGTCGACACGCTGCGTCTCCCGCGCGACGCCGGGGCCTCGGTCACGCGCTGA
- a CDS encoding shikimate dehydrogenase, with product MTSRDLDAPNARPSYLCGLIGTGISKSLTPPLHEAEGRAQGVGYVYRILDLDTLGMGVEGLPRLLDAATLLGFNGLNITHPCKQAIIPLLDDLSDDARKLGAVNTVHIDGGRLVGHNTDWSGFARNMDEGLEGAPMNRVVQLGAGGAGAAVAYAALTRGVGHFTIIDADVARSTALRDSLAGLFPDREIEAGDLAAVPAAVGAAQGLIHATPLGMAAHPGMALDAALLRPDLWVADVVYRPAETELLRRAREIGARTLSGIGMTIGQAVDSFRIFTGLEPDAQRMREYMGLLLQAEDAAALAGA from the coding sequence ATGACCTCTCGTGACCTCGATGCCCCCAACGCCCGCCCGTCCTACCTGTGCGGACTGATCGGCACCGGGATCTCGAAATCGCTGACCCCGCCACTCCACGAGGCCGAGGGTCGCGCGCAGGGCGTCGGGTACGTCTACCGGATCCTCGACCTCGACACCCTCGGCATGGGCGTCGAGGGACTGCCCCGGCTCCTCGACGCCGCCACGCTCCTCGGTTTCAACGGACTGAACATCACGCACCCCTGCAAGCAGGCGATCATTCCGCTGCTCGACGACCTGTCCGACGACGCCCGCAAACTCGGCGCGGTCAACACGGTCCACATCGACGGGGGGCGCCTGGTCGGCCACAACACCGACTGGTCCGGATTCGCGCGCAACATGGACGAGGGCCTCGAAGGCGCGCCCATGAACCGTGTCGTGCAACTCGGGGCGGGCGGGGCCGGAGCGGCCGTCGCCTACGCCGCCCTCACCCGGGGTGTCGGACACTTCACGATCATCGACGCCGACGTCGCGCGCTCGACGGCTCTGCGCGACTCGCTCGCCGGACTGTTCCCGGACCGGGAGATCGAGGCCGGCGACCTGGCCGCCGTTCCCGCTGCGGTCGGCGCGGCCCAGGGCCTCATCCACGCGACGCCGCTCGGCATGGCGGCCCACCCCGGCATGGCGCTCGATGCCGCACTGCTGCGCCCCGACCTGTGGGTCGCGGACGTCGTCTACCGTCCGGCCGAGACCGAACTCCTCCGTCGTGCCCGCGAGATCGGCGCCCGGACGCTCAGCGGAATCGGCATGACCATCGGTCAGGCGGTCGACTCCTTCCGGATCTTCACCGGCCTCGAGCCGGACGCTCAGCGGATGCGTGAGTACATGGGTCTGCTGTTGCAGGCAGAGGACGCCGCGGCGCTCGCGGGCGCGTAG
- a CDS encoding ATP-binding cassette domain-containing protein yields MSTIEQMPVDTEPGGGGKIPLIELKHVGKQYGNIIALEDINLRVRAGEVTGVLGDNGAGKSTLIKIIAGLHQQSSGELLVDGEALTFDSPKEALSKGIATVYQDLAVVSLMPVWRNFFLGQELRKGPLKSLDANAMRATTKSELSKMGIDLPDVDAPIGSLSGGQRQCVAIARAIFFGARVLILDEPTAALGVKQSGMVLRYISAAKEQGFGVVFITHNPHHAYMVGDHFVLLNRGRQKLDCTYDEISLEELTQQMAGGDELEALTHELRR; encoded by the coding sequence ATGAGTACCATCGAACAGATGCCCGTCGATACCGAACCCGGTGGGGGCGGCAAGATCCCGCTCATCGAGCTCAAGCACGTCGGCAAGCAGTACGGCAACATCATCGCCCTCGAGGACATCAACCTGCGGGTGCGGGCCGGTGAGGTCACCGGTGTGCTCGGCGACAACGGTGCCGGCAAGTCCACCCTGATCAAGATCATCGCCGGGCTGCACCAGCAGAGTTCGGGGGAACTGCTCGTCGACGGCGAGGCGCTCACGTTCGACTCCCCGAAGGAGGCCCTGTCCAAGGGCATCGCCACCGTCTACCAGGACCTCGCCGTGGTCTCGCTGATGCCGGTGTGGCGGAACTTCTTCCTCGGCCAGGAACTGCGGAAGGGGCCGCTGAAGTCCCTCGACGCCAACGCGATGCGGGCCACCACCAAATCGGAACTGTCGAAGATGGGTATCGACCTGCCCGATGTCGACGCCCCCATCGGGTCGCTGTCCGGTGGTCAGCGCCAGTGTGTGGCGATCGCCCGGGCGATCTTCTTCGGCGCCCGCGTCCTGATCCTGGACGAGCCCACCGCCGCTCTGGGTGTCAAGCAGTCCGGAATGGTGCTGCGCTACATCTCCGCCGCCAAGGAACAGGGGTTCGGGGTCGTCTTCATCACCCACAACCCGCACCACGCGTACATGGTCGGTGACCACTTCGTGCTCCTCAACCGCGGACGCCAGAAACTGGACTGCACCTACGACGAGATCAGCCTCGAAGAACTCACCCAGCAGATGGCCGGCGGCGACGAACTCGAAGCACTCACCCACGAATTGCGCCGCTAG
- a CDS encoding IclR family transcriptional regulator, translating into MTATEPTEKILPSPDYVQSLARGLAVIRCFDHQNQRRTLSDVARATDLTRATARRFLLTLVELGYVATDGSAFWLTPRVLELGYSYLSSLSLPEVAQPHLEKLSHKVHESSSVSILDGADIVYVARVPVSRIMTVGITIGTRLPAYATSMGRVLLAGLADDALDEYLERLDIQRLTERTITARDDLKAAILAVRADGICVLDQELEAGLRSMAAPIHNAAGLTVAAVNISTPAARYRLEDLHSDLIPSLRVTATDIEQDLATVNR; encoded by the coding sequence ATGACAGCAACCGAACCGACGGAGAAGATCCTCCCGTCCCCCGACTACGTGCAGTCGCTGGCCCGGGGCCTCGCCGTGATCCGCTGCTTCGATCACCAGAATCAGCGGCGCACGCTCAGCGACGTCGCCCGCGCCACCGACCTGACCCGCGCCACCGCGCGCCGGTTTCTGCTCACCCTCGTCGAACTCGGCTACGTGGCCACGGACGGTTCCGCCTTCTGGCTCACCCCGCGGGTCCTCGAACTCGGGTACAGCTACCTGTCGAGCCTGTCGCTTCCGGAGGTCGCACAGCCGCACCTCGAGAAGCTGAGCCACAAGGTGCACGAGTCGTCGTCGGTGTCGATCCTCGACGGCGCCGACATCGTGTACGTCGCCCGTGTGCCCGTCAGCCGGATCATGACGGTGGGCATCACCATCGGCACGCGGCTTCCCGCGTACGCCACCTCGATGGGCCGGGTCCTGCTGGCCGGCCTGGCCGACGACGCGCTCGACGAGTACCTCGAGAGACTCGACATCCAGCGGCTCACCGAGCGCACGATCACGGCCCGCGACGACCTGAAGGCCGCGATTCTCGCGGTCCGCGCGGACGGCATCTGCGTTCTCGACCAGGAACTCGAGGCCGGTCTGCGGTCGATGGCCGCACCGATCCACAACGCGGCCGGGCTCACCGTCGCCGCGGTGAACATCTCCACTCCGGCCGCGCGGTACCGGCTGGAGGATCTGCATTCCGATCTCATCCCGTCGCTGCGGGTCACCGCAACCGACATCGAACAGGACCTCGCCACCGTCAACCGCTGA
- a CDS encoding acetyl-CoA C-acetyltransferase: MRDVVICEPLRTPVGRFGGVFKDLTPQNLAATVITALVERTGIDGSQIDDVILGQASPGGEAPAIGRIAALDAGLGIDVPGMQVDRRCGSGLQAVITAVLQVASGGNDLVLAGGAESMSQAEFYTNPNIRWGVKGEGVQLADRLARARVTAGGANFPVPGGMIETAENLRAEFDISREDQDALAVQSHQRAVAAQESGRFAEEIVGVTVPQRKSDPLVVDRDEHPRADTTVESLSKLRAIRAKIDSASTVTAGNASGQNDGAAVCIVTTAEKAKELGLKPLARMASWAVAGVPPRTMGIGPVPATEKALGQLGLSLSDMGVIELNEAFAAQTLAVLRSWDLDPTDERLNPNGSGISLGHPVGATGGRILATLLREMDRRESRYGLETMCIGGGQGLAAVFERV; encoded by the coding sequence ATGCGTGACGTCGTCATCTGCGAGCCCCTCCGGACGCCGGTCGGGCGATTCGGTGGAGTGTTCAAGGACCTCACACCCCAGAACCTCGCCGCCACCGTCATCACGGCGCTCGTCGAACGCACCGGCATCGACGGTAGCCAGATCGACGACGTCATCCTCGGTCAGGCGTCCCCCGGCGGAGAGGCCCCGGCCATCGGCCGGATCGCCGCTCTCGACGCCGGACTCGGCATCGACGTCCCCGGCATGCAGGTGGATCGCCGCTGCGGATCCGGTCTACAGGCTGTCATCACCGCCGTGCTGCAGGTGGCGTCCGGCGGCAACGACCTCGTGCTCGCCGGCGGCGCCGAATCCATGAGCCAGGCCGAGTTCTACACCAACCCGAACATCCGCTGGGGTGTCAAAGGCGAAGGGGTGCAACTCGCCGACCGGCTCGCCCGCGCCCGCGTCACCGCCGGCGGCGCGAACTTCCCCGTGCCCGGCGGCATGATCGAGACCGCCGAGAACCTGCGCGCCGAATTCGACATCAGCCGTGAAGACCAGGACGCCCTCGCCGTGCAGTCGCACCAGCGTGCCGTCGCCGCACAGGAATCGGGTCGCTTCGCCGAGGAGATCGTCGGAGTGACGGTGCCGCAACGCAAGTCGGACCCGCTCGTCGTCGACAGGGACGAGCACCCGCGCGCCGACACCACGGTGGAGTCGCTGTCGAAGCTCCGCGCCATCCGCGCGAAGATCGACTCCGCCTCCACCGTCACCGCCGGCAACGCCAGCGGCCAGAACGACGGCGCCGCCGTGTGCATCGTGACGACCGCCGAGAAGGCGAAGGAACTGGGTCTGAAGCCCCTCGCCCGGATGGCGTCCTGGGCCGTGGCCGGCGTCCCGCCGCGCACCATGGGCATCGGCCCGGTGCCCGCGACGGAGAAGGCCCTCGGCCAGCTCGGACTGTCGCTGTCCGACATGGGAGTCATCGAACTGAACGAGGCCTTCGCCGCGCAGACCCTCGCCGTCCTCCGCAGCTGGGACCTCGACCCCACCGACGAACGCCTCAACCCCAACGGATCCGGCATCTCCCTCGGGCACCCTGTCGGCGCCACCGGCGGTCGCATCCTCGCCACCCTCCTTCGGGAAATGGACCGTCGCGAGTCCCGCTACGGGCTCGAGACCATGTGCATCGGCGGCGGCCAGGGCCTCGCCGCGGTGTTCGAGCGGGTCTGA
- a CDS encoding metallophosphoesterase family protein — protein sequence MRLLLLADTHVPKRARDLPTRVWNEVDRADVVLHAGDWVDLPTFEALRSRSARLVACWGNNDGDDLRALMPERADVTLAGVRITVVHETGASAGREKRMSAAYPDTDVLVFGHSHIPWDTTTETGLRLLNPGSPTDRRRQPQCTYMTATVRDGELGDVELHRL from the coding sequence GTGAGGTTATTGCTGCTGGCCGACACTCACGTCCCGAAGCGGGCGCGAGACCTGCCCACCCGGGTGTGGAACGAGGTCGACCGCGCCGACGTGGTGCTCCACGCCGGCGACTGGGTCGATCTCCCCACGTTCGAGGCCCTGCGGTCGCGATCGGCGCGCCTCGTGGCGTGCTGGGGAAACAACGACGGCGACGACCTGCGCGCGCTGATGCCCGAGCGGGCGGACGTGACCCTGGCCGGGGTGCGCATCACCGTCGTGCACGAGACCGGGGCCTCCGCCGGCCGGGAGAAACGGATGTCCGCCGCCTACCCGGACACCGACGTCCTGGTCTTCGGGCACAGCCACATTCCCTGGGACACCACCACGGAAACCGGTCTGCGCCTGCTGAACCCGGGTTCGCCGACGGACCGCCGGCGCCAGCCGCAGTGCACGTACATGACCGCCACCGTGCGCGACGGGGAACTCGGCGACGTCGAGCTGCACCGGCTGTGA
- a CDS encoding ABC transporter permease: protein MSTQQDLDLASHKVVHDERVKEQKRLQRLLLRPEVGSLFGAIAIFVFFMIVAPPFRSPEALATVLYASSTIGIMACAVALLMIGGEFDLSAGVAVTTSSLAASMIAYNLHLNLWAGAALALVVSLAVGFFNGYLVMKTKIPSFLITLSSFLMLTGINLAVTKLITGQVATPSVSDMQGFDSAKKVFASSFTIAGVSVRITVLWWLLFTAVATWVLFKTRIGNWIFAVGGNQDSARAIGVPVTKVKIGLFMTVGFAAWFVGMHLLFSFNTVQSGQGIGNEFLYIIAAVIGGCLLTGGYGTAIGAAIGAFIFGMTNQGIVYAGWNPDWFKFFLGAMLLFAVIANNAFRNYAAKR from the coding sequence ATGTCCACACAGCAAGATCTGGACCTTGCCAGCCACAAGGTCGTTCACGACGAGCGGGTGAAGGAACAAAAACGCCTGCAGCGTCTGCTGCTTCGCCCGGAGGTCGGGTCCCTGTTCGGTGCGATCGCGATCTTCGTCTTCTTCATGATCGTCGCACCGCCGTTCCGCAGCCCCGAAGCCCTCGCCACCGTCCTCTACGCCAGCTCCACGATCGGGATCATGGCCTGCGCGGTCGCACTGCTGATGATCGGCGGCGAATTCGACCTCTCCGCCGGTGTCGCGGTGACCACCAGCTCGCTCGCCGCGTCGATGATCGCCTACAACCTGCACCTGAACCTGTGGGCCGGCGCCGCCCTCGCCCTCGTGGTGTCGCTGGCGGTGGGGTTCTTCAACGGCTACCTGGTGATGAAGACGAAGATCCCCAGCTTCCTGATCACCCTCAGCTCGTTCCTCATGCTCACCGGCATCAACCTGGCGGTCACCAAACTGATCACCGGTCAGGTCGCCACCCCCAGCGTCTCCGACATGCAGGGCTTCGACTCGGCCAAGAAGGTGTTCGCGTCCTCGTTCACCATCGCCGGGGTGTCCGTCCGCATCACCGTGCTGTGGTGGCTGCTGTTCACCGCGGTCGCCACCTGGGTGCTGTTCAAGACCCGGATCGGGAACTGGATCTTCGCCGTCGGCGGCAACCAGGACTCCGCCCGCGCCATCGGCGTCCCGGTCACCAAGGTCAAGATCGGCCTGTTCATGACCGTCGGGTTCGCGGCCTGGTTCGTCGGCATGCACCTGCTGTTCTCGTTCAACACCGTCCAGTCCGGGCAGGGCATCGGCAACGAGTTCCTCTACATCATCGCCGCGGTCATCGGTGGCTGCCTGCTCACCGGCGGCTACGGTACCGCGATCGGCGCCGCGATCGGCGCGTTCATCTTCGGCATGACGAACCAGGGCATCGTCTACGCGGGCTGGAACCCGGACTGGTTCAAGTTCTTCCTCGGCGCGATGCTGCTGTTCGCGGTCATCGCCAACAACGCCTTCCGCAACTACGCCGCCAAGAGGTGA
- a CDS encoding TetR family transcriptional regulator, giving the protein MTRSETTGATPEKQAAKRTRNPEKTRENILRVAMTEFADKGLTGARIDEIAAKTATTKRMLYYYFGDKDGLYRAVLQRAYEEIRYEESQLDVDHLEPAEAIRALAELTFDHHEAHPDFIRLVAIENTNRGVNLVQAEGLPETQAPAIRTLDRILQRGQDAGIFRTDTTALDIHMLISSYCVFRVANRYTFKALFDWDLTGAENRPHLRAMIGDVVLAYLQQPGKL; this is encoded by the coding sequence ATGACACGAAGCGAGACCACGGGCGCCACCCCCGAGAAGCAGGCAGCGAAGCGCACGCGCAACCCGGAGAAGACCCGGGAGAACATCCTGCGGGTGGCGATGACGGAGTTCGCCGACAAGGGCCTGACCGGGGCCCGCATTGACGAGATCGCGGCAAAGACCGCCACCACGAAGCGGATGCTCTACTACTACTTCGGCGACAAGGACGGCCTGTACCGGGCGGTCCTGCAGCGCGCCTACGAGGAGATTCGCTACGAGGAGTCCCAACTCGACGTCGACCACCTCGAGCCCGCCGAGGCGATCCGGGCGCTCGCCGAGCTGACGTTCGACCATCATGAGGCGCACCCCGATTTCATCCGCCTCGTCGCGATCGAGAACACGAATCGCGGCGTCAACCTCGTCCAGGCCGAGGGCCTCCCCGAGACCCAGGCACCGGCGATCCGCACGCTCGATCGGATCCTCCAGCGAGGGCAGGACGCGGGCATCTTCCGCACCGACACGACGGCGCTCGACATCCACATGCTCATCAGCTCGTACTGCGTCTTCCGGGTGGCGAATCGGTACACATTCAAGGCCCTGTTCGACTGGGATCTCACCGGCGCGGAGAACCGCCCCCACCTGCGCGCGATGATCGGCGACGTCGTCCTGGCCTACCTGCAACAGCCGGGAAAATTATGA
- a CDS encoding GntR family transcriptional regulator has protein sequence MGAPLAVELDRSSPVPLYFQLAQTIENAIIGGELAPGDRFENELALAKRLNLSRPTTRRAIQELVDKGLLVRKRGVGTQVVQSAVHRPVELTSLFDDLARAGQSPTTKLLDYQVSVPAEDVAAELNLQAGAEVASIRRLRSTNGEPLALMTNHIPVDLAPDPEELEAHGLYHALRARGVHIRLARQRIGAKAASKAEASLLDEKTGAPLLTMNRTAFDDSGSAVEFGSHCYRASRYYFDTTVVDR, from the coding sequence GTGGGTGCACCACTCGCAGTCGAGCTCGACAGGTCGAGCCCGGTTCCGCTGTATTTCCAGCTCGCGCAGACGATCGAGAACGCGATCATCGGCGGGGAACTCGCGCCAGGCGACCGCTTCGAGAACGAACTGGCGCTCGCCAAGCGTCTGAACCTGTCCCGCCCGACCACGCGCCGCGCCATCCAGGAACTCGTCGACAAGGGGCTGCTCGTCCGCAAACGCGGGGTCGGCACGCAGGTAGTGCAGAGTGCCGTGCACCGGCCGGTCGAGCTCACCAGTCTCTTCGACGACCTCGCCCGGGCCGGGCAGAGTCCGACCACCAAGCTCCTCGACTACCAGGTCTCCGTGCCCGCGGAGGACGTGGCCGCCGAACTCAACCTGCAGGCCGGCGCCGAGGTGGCGTCGATCCGCCGCCTCCGCAGCACCAACGGCGAACCGCTCGCGCTGATGACCAACCACATCCCGGTGGATCTCGCACCGGATCCCGAGGAGCTCGAGGCGCACGGCCTCTACCACGCGCTCCGTGCCCGCGGCGTGCACATACGCCTCGCGCGGCAACGCATCGGCGCGAAGGCGGCGAGCAAGGCGGAGGCATCACTCCTCGACGAGAAGACCGGGGCGCCGCTGCTCACGATGAACCGGACCGCGTTCGACGACTCCGGAAGCGCCGTCGAGTTCGGCAGCCACTGCTACCGCGCGTCGCGGTACTACTTCGACACCACCGTTGTCGATCGTTAG
- a CDS encoding substrate-binding domain-containing protein: MNFPNRRRVAVLACASALVMSVAACSSTGGKPDSSGSGIGAGSADTPRITIAMVTHAAPGDTFWDLIRTGAQDAADKDNVELKYSSDPQAPNQANLVQTAIDSKVDGLALTLATPEAMAPAVKSAQDAGIPISAFNAGYGAWKDMGVTQYFGQDETIAGQAAGERLNRDGAKHVICVIQQQGQIQLESRCAGAKQTFRGTFETLNVNGEDMPSVNSTIAAKLQQDPSIDGVLALGAPIALTAVQSVGNAGSPAKVFTFDTNAALVDAISDGSVQWAIDQQPYLQGYLAIDSLWLYLNNGNVIGGGGPTLTGPSFIDKSNIDKVAEYAKAGTR, encoded by the coding sequence ATGAACTTCCCCAACCGGCGTCGCGTGGCAGTGCTGGCCTGCGCGAGTGCCCTGGTGATGAGCGTCGCGGCGTGCTCGAGCACCGGCGGCAAGCCGGACAGCAGCGGCTCCGGGATCGGTGCAGGCAGCGCCGACACCCCGCGCATCACCATCGCGATGGTCACCCACGCAGCACCGGGTGACACGTTCTGGGACCTGATCCGCACCGGTGCGCAGGATGCCGCCGACAAGGACAACGTGGAACTGAAGTACTCCTCCGACCCGCAGGCCCCGAACCAGGCCAACCTCGTGCAGACCGCCATCGACTCGAAGGTCGACGGACTCGCGCTCACCCTCGCCACCCCCGAGGCGATGGCACCCGCCGTCAAGAGCGCGCAGGACGCGGGAATCCCGATCTCCGCATTCAATGCCGGATACGGCGCCTGGAAGGACATGGGCGTCACCCAGTACTTCGGGCAGGACGAGACCATCGCCGGCCAGGCGGCCGGCGAGCGGCTGAACCGGGACGGCGCCAAGCACGTCATCTGCGTCATCCAGCAGCAGGGTCAGATTCAGCTCGAATCCCGTTGCGCCGGAGCCAAGCAGACGTTCCGCGGCACATTCGAGACGCTCAACGTGAACGGTGAGGACATGCCGTCGGTGAACTCGACGATCGCCGCCAAGCTCCAGCAGGACCCGTCGATCGACGGCGTGCTCGCGCTCGGCGCCCCGATCGCCCTCACCGCCGTCCAGTCCGTCGGTAACGCGGGCAGCCCGGCCAAGGTCTTCACGTTCGACACCAACGCGGCCCTCGTCGACGCCATCTCCGACGGCAGCGTGCAGTGGGCGATCGACCAGCAGCCGTACCTGCAGGGCTACCTGGCCATCGACTCGCTGTGGCTGTACCTGAACAACGGGAACGTCATCGGGGGCGGCGGGCCCACGCTGACCGGACCGTCCTTCATCGACAAATCCAACATCGACAAGGTCGCCGAGTACGCCAAGGCCGGAACCCGCTGA
- a CDS encoding MFS transporter has protein sequence MTIDYGTGASGRNGDGTGRSSVDPNADPTNAKKAAKAAFFGSLLEYYDFYIFASAAALVFPHVFFEGSKNPLLLSLATFGISYIARPVGAVFVGHFGDRAGRKKVMMFCLVLMGVVTFLIGCLPSSETAGMVGPVLLVLLRICQGISAAGEQSGAGSLTLEHSPAHRRGFFCSWTLTGTQAGFIVASLAFIPVAALPDETLYSWGWRVPFWCSLLVLVVAYIVRRKLEEPEIFIANKEALDEAPAPLPVVDLFRTHWRDVLRVVFCAFIAVVSTVFSVFGLAYATTPEIGMSRTTMLWVAIAANAVALVSQPLFGILSDRIGRKPVFIGGAIGSAAGIFLYFAAIGTGNVAMIFLAGILLMGGVYAGTNAIWPAFYAEMFSSRVRYSGMAIGTQLGFALAGFAPTIAQALRGGDPKNWVPVAIFTAVCALIAAASASTAKENSRTPLLDLDKEDVALTKAKAKAQV, from the coding sequence ATGACCATCGACTACGGCACCGGCGCCTCCGGTCGGAACGGTGACGGCACAGGCCGCTCCTCCGTCGACCCCAACGCTGATCCCACCAACGCGAAGAAGGCCGCGAAGGCCGCCTTCTTCGGCAGCCTGCTCGAGTACTACGACTTCTACATCTTCGCCTCGGCTGCCGCGCTGGTGTTCCCGCACGTGTTCTTCGAAGGCTCGAAGAACCCGCTGCTGCTGTCGCTGGCGACGTTCGGCATCTCCTACATCGCGCGTCCCGTCGGTGCCGTGTTCGTCGGACACTTCGGCGACCGGGCAGGGCGCAAGAAGGTGATGATGTTCTGCCTGGTGCTGATGGGCGTCGTCACGTTCCTGATCGGCTGCCTGCCGTCCTCCGAGACTGCCGGGATGGTCGGCCCGGTGCTGCTGGTGCTCCTGCGCATCTGCCAGGGCATCTCCGCGGCGGGCGAGCAGTCGGGTGCGGGCTCCCTCACCCTCGAGCACTCCCCCGCTCACCGGCGCGGCTTCTTCTGCAGTTGGACGCTCACCGGCACCCAGGCCGGCTTCATCGTCGCGAGCCTCGCGTTCATCCCCGTCGCGGCACTGCCCGACGAGACCCTCTACAGCTGGGGCTGGCGCGTCCCGTTCTGGTGCAGCCTGCTCGTCCTCGTCGTCGCGTACATCGTGCGTCGCAAGCTCGAAGAGCCCGAGATCTTCATCGCCAACAAGGAGGCCCTGGACGAGGCGCCCGCCCCGCTGCCCGTCGTCGACCTCTTCCGCACGCACTGGCGCGACGTTCTGCGCGTCGTCTTCTGCGCCTTCATCGCCGTCGTCAGCACCGTGTTCTCCGTGTTCGGCCTCGCATACGCCACCACCCCGGAGATCGGGATGAGCCGCACCACCATGCTGTGGGTCGCGATCGCCGCCAACGCGGTGGCCCTCGTCTCGCAGCCACTGTTCGGCATCCTGTCCGACCGGATCGGCCGCAAGCCGGTGTTCATCGGCGGCGCCATCGGTTCGGCCGCCGGAATCTTCCTGTACTTCGCCGCGATCGGCACCGGCAACGTCGCGATGATCTTCCTGGCGGGCATCCTCCTGATGGGCGGCGTCTATGCCGGCACCAACGCCATCTGGCCCGCGTTCTACGCCGAGATGTTCTCCTCACGGGTTCGCTACTCGGGCATGGCGATCGGCACTCAGCTCGGTTTCGCTCTCGCCGGGTTCGCACCGACCATCGCCCAGGCCCTCCGCGGCGGCGACCCCAAGAACTGGGTGCCGGTGGCGATCTTCACCGCCGTCTGCGCGCTCATCGCCGCGGCGTCCGCCTCCACCGCCAAGGAGAACTCCCGTACCCCGCTGCTCGACCTCGACAAGGAGGACGTCGCACTCACCAAGGCGAAGGCCAAAGCACAGGTCTGA